From the Bacteroidia bacterium genome, the window AATAATTTTCAGCCCTTGCTTTACCGAAGCTTAAAAATACTCATGCGGATTTCGGTAGAAGTTTTCTACAAGAAAATCCATATTCGGAATATTAAAAATTTGCCGCAAAATCAGCCAGTAGTGCTCGCTTGCAATCACCCAAATTCTTTTTTAGATCCAATTATCGTTTCTGTTTTTGTGAAAAATCGCTTGCATTATTTGGCGCGTTCGGATGCATTTAATACGCCGTTTAAAAAATGGATTCTCGGAAAGATAGGATTAGTACCGATTTATCGCTTGCAAGAAGGCGCCGATAAATTGCATAAGAACGAAGAGACATTTGATATATGTGCTGAAATTTTAGCAAAAAATGGAACCATTATTATTTTTTCCGAAGGTTTGTGCATTCAAGAAAGGCGACTTCGTAAATTAAAAAAAGGTACTGCACGATTGGTTTTTGGAGCAGAAGCCGCTCGAGATTTTAACATGGATTTGTTGATTGTTCCAATTGGAATGAATTATTATAAACCGGAGAATTTTAGAAGTGATTTGGTAATTAATTTCGGGAAACCAATCAAATTAAAAGCGTACGAAGAATTATATAAAGAGGATAAAGCGCGTGCTATTAATGCACTTACAGGTGATTTGGAAAAACAAATGGCGGCAGAATTATTAATTATCGAGGAGCAAAAAAATGATTTTTTGGTAGCGGATTTGGAAGAGATATATGGAAAAGAAATACTTTCAAAAAATAATTTTTCAGAAAGCAAATCGGAGAAAAAGTTTTTACTGAGTTGCGGAATTGCAGAAGCAATAAATCGTCTTCAAAAAAATAATTTTTCGAAGGCGGAAATTTTTCGAAAAAAGATTGTCGCATATTCAGAAGAATTGGAAAAAAATAATTTGCGCGATTATTTTTTCTGGAAAAATCCAATTACATACGCTCAAAAAAATAATTTTTCGATACAAGTTTTCGAACTTGTTATTGGCTTTCCTCTTTTCGTTTACGGATTAATTGTTCATTATGTGCCGTATAAAATTTCGTATTCGCTCACCAATAAAATCGTTAAAAACATAGAGTTCTTCAGCTCTGTGAATTGTAGCGCTGGCACTTTTATTTTCTTAATTTTTTATATAATGGAGAGCCTTTTACTGATTCATTTCTTCAATTTTTTCGTATTGATTGGCTTTATTCTTTTACTTCCGCTAAGCGGAAAATATGCTTTGCGTTATCAGCGTTTGATCAAAAAAGTAAAAGGAAAAATAAGTTTAAGACGTTTAATTAAAAAAGATAAATCGTTCGTTGAACATCTTTTTTCAGAGCGAGAGGAAATTCTTCAGGAGTGGAAAGAGATAAAGTTTTTTGTATAAAAAAGAGGCTCGAAAAATTAATTTTTCGAGCCTCTTTTTTATGTAGAGAATACTAATTTTATTTTCCTCTAATAAGTGTTACAAATCCATTCACATTATAATCTTTACCTGAAGTAGAAACTGCTTTCAAAATATAATAATACGTTCCATCAGACATATTAACACCTGCTGTAGATCGTCCGTCCCAACGTATATCCGAAGCTGTAGAGCTAAATACTTTTACGCCCCATCGATTAAATATGTCAATCGAAAACTGTTTCATTCCGCTGTTCGGGATATAAAATTCGTCGTTTTTACCATCTCCATTTGGAGTAAACACGTTGGGAATAATAATTCCTTCATTTACTTTTACGTCGTACGTGATAGTGTCTTTACATCCGAAAGCGTTCGTTACTACTTCTGTTACTGGATAGATACCAGCACCTGGATAGTTGTGGGTTGGGTTTTGTGATGTAGAACTGGAACCATCGCCGAATAACCATGCCCACGATGTTACGCCACCTTTACTAGTATCATTAAAAGCATATAAATTATTATACGTTCCAGAAGAAATAGTATCAAAGCCTGCATCTGGTTTCGGATTTAATGAAACTGTACAAGAAGCCGGACTGGAAGAACAGCCTGTGTTAGAATTCGAAATTACCGTAATAGTACCCGGAGTATTTCCCCAATTCACAATAAGAGAATCAGTTCCTTGTCCAGATACAATGGTAGTTCCGCCAGGAGTTGTCCAAGTGTATGAAGTCCCATTTCCTGTAACGGTAACTAAGTTATTTGGTGTTCCTGGACAAATAGGTCCGATACAATTAATCACAGGCGCCGCAGGATTTGGTGCAGCAAGTACGTAAGGCGTATTACTGAAATTACTCCAATTTGTTTTTAATACATCACTTAATGGAACAGTGGTAGTAGCCGTTACAACTCCTGTATTATTCCATTTTACCACTTGTGGTGTGTTCCACTGTGCAATGCCATTCCAAGAACCGTCATTTGTTTGGTCGTAAAAAATATCGATAGCTGCATTGTCCGTTCCAGAAACGCGCTTAATCAAATGATAAAATAAGGGATTCACCTTACAAAGCGTGCTATCTAAAGAAGCTTTGTTATAACTATCAAGGGTTGGATCATTGTTTGCTAAGCGAACAGAAAAGGTATCAATATTAGCAGCTACTGGGGTCAATTTTACTGGGCGATATCTAGTAGTACCTAAACTGGATCCTGTTGGATAAAAGTAAACAGCAGCAGTATTTGTAACACGCGATAAACTTCCAGTTCCAAGACTACTTACAAAACCTTCATTGCCAGGTACGGTTGTATTTGTAACGGCAGTAAGCGTAGGAGTTAAAACACGCATGGTATTGTTATCTGTTGCCAATTCTCTGTCATTAATGATAAGTGCATTGGTAACATTAGCGTTCAATGTTTGACGTTTGATGCGTGCCGCCCCAACTCCTGTACCAGTAAGTTCCAGTGTATCAAAAGTAGTTATTGTATTGGTGGTGCTTGTTATTAGTTGTGTTGCAGCATTTCCATTCATGTTAACAACACTGTTGTTTGCGTTAAAAGTAGCATCGTTTATCCAATTTTGATCCAGATAATAAGTTCCATTTCCGTGCATCACCGAATTATTAGTAAGATCTATATTTCCCGGAAAAGCCCCATTGCTGGTAACCGTGATAATTCCTTCGTTATCAAAATCACCAGGACCTGCAATGATGTTATCGCTTTGTAAGCCAGCATTTATCTGAACAATGGTGGAAGAAGCCACGTAAACTTGGGCGCCGTTATTAAAAAATATTTGTGCGTTTATATTGCTTCCACAAAAAATAAAGGATAATGAAGCGATGCCTATAAAGATTTTTTTTCGGGATAAAGAGTATGATTTTTTCATGCGCTTTTATTTTTTTAGTGTCTATTTTTCGATTAACAAATATATACTAAATTCTTTGAGAAATCAAAATTTTATTCTAATTAAAAATCAAATAGGTGATTGTCAATCATTTATAATGTCATTTAGAATGAAAACTATTTTTCTAATAAATTTAATTTTTCGGCAAAATGATGGCAAAAATCTTTCATATCATTCGCCATTTTATCTTCTCCAGTTGCGCGCTTTAATGTATCCGACATGGATAAGAGGGTTTGATGAAAAAAACGTTTCATGTCATCCACATTCATCTCTTTTGTCCACAAATCAATTTTGAGAGTATTGTTTTCATTCGCATCCCAAATGGAAATAAATACGGATTTACTCTCACTTTTTTCTTTTCCA encodes:
- a CDS encoding lysophospholipid acyltransferase family protein, whose product is MRISVEVFYKKIHIRNIKNLPQNQPVVLACNHPNSFLDPIIVSVFVKNRLHYLARSDAFNTPFKKWILGKIGLVPIYRLQEGADKLHKNEETFDICAEILAKNGTIIIFSEGLCIQERRLRKLKKGTARLVFGAEAARDFNMDLLIVPIGMNYYKPENFRSDLVINFGKPIKLKAYEELYKEDKARAINALTGDLEKQMAAELLIIEEQKNDFLVADLEEIYGKEILSKNNFSESKSEKKFLLSCGIAEAINRLQKNNFSKAEIFRKKIVAYSEELEKNNLRDYFFWKNPITYAQKNNFSIQVFELVIGFPLFVYGLIVHYVPYKISYSLTNKIVKNIEFFSSVNCSAGTFIFLIFYIMESLLLIHFFNFFVLIGFILLLPLSGKYALRYQRLIKKVKGKISLRRLIKKDKSFVEHLFSEREEILQEWKEIKFFV
- a CDS encoding gliding motility-associated C-terminal domain-containing protein, coding for MKKSYSLSRKKIFIGIASLSFIFCGSNINAQIFFNNGAQVYVASSTIVQINAGLQSDNIIAGPGDFDNEGIITVTSNGAFPGNIDLTNNSVMHGNGTYYLDQNWINDATFNANNSVVNMNGNAATQLITSTTNTITTFDTLELTGTGVGAARIKRQTLNANVTNALIINDRELATDNNTMRVLTPTLTAVTNTTVPGNEGFVSSLGTGSLSRVTNTAAVYFYPTGSSLGTTRYRPVKLTPVAANIDTFSVRLANNDPTLDSYNKASLDSTLCKVNPLFYHLIKRVSGTDNAAIDIFYDQTNDGSWNGIAQWNTPQVVKWNNTGVVTATTTVPLSDVLKTNWSNFSNTPYVLAAPNPAAPVINCIGPICPGTPNNLVTVTGNGTSYTWTTPGGTTIVSGQGTDSLIVNWGNTPGTITVISNSNTGCSSSPASCTVSLNPKPDAGFDTISSGTYNNLYAFNDTSKGGVTSWAWLFGDGSSSTSQNPTHNYPGAGIYPVTEVVTNAFGCKDTITYDVKVNEGIIIPNVFTPNGDGKNDEFYIPNSGMKQFSIDIFNRWGVKVFSSTASDIRWDGRSTAGVNMSDGTYYYILKAVSTSGKDYNVNGFVTLIRGK
- the gldC gene encoding gliding motility protein GldC — translated: MSKKKSSEIKFSVTLDENNVPENIIWEAMDGKEKSESKSVFISIWDANENNTLKIDLWTKEMNVDDMKRFFHQTLLSMSDTLKRATGEDKMANDMKDFCHHFAEKLNLLEK